In one Pseudomonas sp. R84 genomic region, the following are encoded:
- a CDS encoding isocitrate lyase/phosphoenolpyruvate mutase family protein, protein MDAQALKANAFKALHEQSGIFVIPNPWDAGSAKMLASLGYQALATTSAGYAFSQGKADGALSLDETLANVRAIVAATDLPVAVDLENGFADDPAECAKSLLRVAEAGAVGGSIEDATGRPDAPIYCFEHAVARIEAAVAAVRTLPFPFILTARAENYLHGNPDINDTIRRLQAFAEAGADVLYAPGLRNAEEVLAVVRAVAPKPVNVLMSGGLKLTVQELQDMGVRRISTGSALALAAFGEFFRAAEEIQQSGTFGFTSQSMPYAKANQFFKG, encoded by the coding sequence ATGGATGCCCAAGCCCTTAAAGCAAACGCTTTCAAAGCCCTGCATGAACAATCGGGGATATTCGTCATTCCCAATCCGTGGGATGCCGGCTCGGCAAAAATGCTCGCAAGTCTCGGCTATCAGGCCTTGGCGACGACCAGCGCCGGCTATGCGTTTTCCCAGGGCAAGGCTGATGGTGCCTTGAGTCTCGACGAGACCCTGGCGAATGTCCGCGCAATTGTTGCCGCGACCGATTTGCCGGTGGCGGTGGATCTGGAAAACGGTTTTGCCGATGACCCGGCCGAATGCGCCAAGAGTCTGTTGCGTGTCGCCGAGGCGGGCGCGGTCGGCGGCTCGATCGAAGACGCCACGGGCCGCCCGGATGCACCGATCTATTGTTTCGAACACGCCGTCGCGCGCATTGAAGCGGCAGTCGCCGCCGTGCGTACGCTGCCATTCCCCTTCATCCTGACTGCGCGTGCAGAGAACTATCTGCACGGCAACCCCGATATCAACGACACCATTCGCCGCTTGCAGGCCTTCGCCGAAGCGGGCGCCGACGTGCTGTACGCGCCAGGTTTGCGCAACGCCGAAGAAGTGCTGGCAGTGGTGCGCGCAGTGGCGCCGAAACCGGTCAATGTACTGATGTCTGGCGGTTTGAAACTGACCGTGCAGGAACTGCAGGACATGGGCGTGCGCCGGATCAGCACCGGTTCGGCACTGGCCTTGGCAGCGTTCGGCGAATTCTTTCGCGCCGCTGAAGAGATCCAGCAATCCGGCACCTTCGGCTTTACTTCGCAGTCGATGCCGTACGCCAAGGCCAATCAGTTCTTCAAGGGCTAA